TTCGAGATCTTTAATCAAATCTTCAACATTTTCGCAACCTACTGAAACTCTAATTAGGCATTGatcaattttatcatcaCTCATGGCTCTCCATTCGATTAATGATTCAATACCACCCAAGGATGTAGCATgttggaaatattttaaatgcAGTGGTAATTTCTTACATTGATTAATgctatttaaaataatagaaaatacaGCACCATGGCCACCAGATAATTGcttattaataaaagattcGTTTTGTAAAGAGgtatgaaaaatttctttcaatGAACCTTTCAATGATTCTTTATGAttatgtaaatatttaacaatCTTTGTTGCATTGTCAGATTGTTTCATAATTCTCATTTCATAAGTTCTTAAAGATCTCAATAACAAATAACTTTCTAAATTACCAATATTTGTACCTAAGTGGATTCTATCTTCAATCAATTCATTGGCTTGCTCTTTAGTTTTAACAGCTAGAACACCAGCTAATAGATCTGAATGCCCaccaaaatatttagtaGCAGAATGTAAAACTATGTCAGCTCCGAAGTTCCAAACATTTTGTAAAGGAGGAGGAGCCAAAGTGGAATCAATTGATAAGATAGCACCTTTAGAATGAACTCTATCAGCAAGAGCTTTTATATCTGAGGCAGTACCAAATGGATTCAAAGGTGATTCCAAATGAACTAGATCACCAGGTTGagcaaattcttcaatttcgTCCAAAGAATGCTGTTCTAAACCATAATTTCTAGTTATTAAATCAGCAATAGCATGGACACCAAAATAACCCCCATCCATAAAAAATCTCTTTGGATTATAATGACACATAACTGCATGGAAGGCAGAACAACCTGAATTATAAATAACTGCATGACCACCCAATAAATCAGAAAGAATACTTTGTACCCGAGAACTATTTGGATGAGATTCTCTTGAATAAACTGGAGATTGCTCAATACTTGCTAAAAAATCATCGACTTCATTAGCTGGAATTAAATTGTTGTTATCATACCGAAAAGTACTAGAAACATTAATTGGTGGAGCAACATCGGTCACACGATTGTTTTTGTCATCACTATGGATTAATGTAGTAGCCAAATgaaccat
The window above is part of the Henningerozyma blattae CBS 6284 chromosome 2, complete genome genome. Proteins encoded here:
- the TBLA0B03020 gene encoding uncharacterized protein, yielding MVHLATTLIHSDDKNNRVTDVAPPINVSSTFRYDNNNLIPANEVDDFLASIEQSPVYSRESHPNSSRVQSILSDLLGGHAVIYNSGCSAFHAVMCHYNPKRFFMDGGYFGVHAIADLITRNYGLEQHSLDEIEEFAQPGDLVHLESPLNPFGTASDIKALADRVHSKGAILSIDSTLAPPPLQNVWNFGADIVLHSATKYFGGHSDLLAGVLAVKTKEQANELIEDRIHLGTNIGNLESYLLLRSLRTYEMRIMKQSDNATKIVKYLHNHKESLKGSLKEIFHTSLQNESFINKQLSGGHGAVFSIILNSINQCKKLPLHLKYFQHATSLGGIESLIEWRAMSDDKIDQCLIRVSVGCENVEDLIKDLENALLTVAKQS